DNA sequence from the Pedobacter schmidteae genome:
ATTTAGTCCCTGAATCAGGATAATTCTAAATGTAAAGGTGCTTTCCTGTTGTACTTTACATTTTTTTGTCATTACACCAAGCACCGGAACACCTTTGGCCATGCCGGCAATGAACGACTCAGTAACCGGTTTGTTTACAGTAACGACGTATTCTTTTTCATGATTGTTGCCTGCACGCAGAATTTTGTTGACCAGATCGCCGTTGTTGGTCAGGAAAATCAAACCCTGAGAATCTTTGTCCAACCGGCCGATGGGAAATACCCTTTCGCTATGGTTTACATGGTCAACAATATTGCTTTTTACGCCAGCTTCGGTGGTGCTGGTAATCCCTACGGGTTTGTTGTACGCAATTAGAATAGAGTTTTCAACCTGTTTTGGTTCTATGGATTGCCCATTTACCGTAACGATATCGCCAAAAAATACTTTGTCGCCTACTTTGGCTTTTTTGCCATTAATAAATACGTTTCCTTGCTCAATATATCTGTCGGCTGCTCTTCTGGAACAAAGGCCGCTTTCACTTATGTATTTATTTAATCTTGTAGTAGAATCAGACATGCGTATGGGTATAAATTGAAATTATTTACAAAGAAATCAATTTATACCCATATAAACTATCAAAATATTTTAAAGTGCTGTTATTGAAGGTTACGCCTCATCTGCACTTGGTCCGTAACTGCCGGGGATAGGGATGTTTAATAAACGCAGACACACGCCCAATTGTGCCCGGTGATGAATGATCTGACTCAAGCTCATCCTGATGATGGCGGCTTTTGATTCTTCTGTGTAAACCTGTTGGCCATTTCTTAGTGTCCATGTTTTATCCAGCAAAGCCTCATTTTCGGCTTTAAGTTCAGTTCTGCCATCTTCAAGCGACCGCTCAAAATAAGCAAGCAATTCTTCTGTAGAATTGATGGGTTGTGGGGTATAAGGATTTGTAGCGAAATCAAGCTCATCAGTGGTTATGGCCATTGTAATCCAGGTAGGTAATTCTGCGATGTGGGTAGACAGGGCTTTGATGGTCATGCTTTTTGGGTGCAACTGCCAGTCAAATTTATCCGTTGGGATTCTTGATAACATTTTGCGGGTAGTCAGGGCTTCCTGCTCCAACTCCGCTAGGTACATATTTATTCTGCTCATAGTTCTTTTGTTTTGCTTGTACAAAGAAAACATGGGCGAGTGACAACCCTATGGCAGTCTGTTTTTCAGGTTAAATTTTATTTGAAATAAAAGGGAAATCTTTGTTTTCAATATGCTGATTGATCATGATATCCTGTATTTTTTTGACAATACCAGGTTGTTGGTCTGCAATGTTTTTGGCTTCTTTAGGATCGGTATTGAGATCATATAGAAAAACCGGGCCATTGGGATTCTTTTTTACATTTTCTTTAATGCCTTTCCATTTTCCTATTCTGACAGCCTGCCGTCCCCCGTCTTCATGAAATTCCCAGTATAAAAAATCATGTTGTTTTTGGCGACTGTTTTGCACAAATGTTGGAAGGATAGAGATTCCGTCTGTTTTACCGGCGAGTGGCTGGCCAATTAGTTCAGCAAAAGTTGGCATGAAATCCCAAAATGCTCCAATATGGTCGGAAATGGTTGCTGCTTTAATTTTACCCGGCCAGTAAGCAATCATGGGTTCGCGGATGCCGCCTTCGGTAAGTTGTCTTTTTATTCCCTTAAACCCACCGCTGCT
Encoded proteins:
- a CDS encoding DinB family protein, which produces MSRINMYLAELEQEALTTRKMLSRIPTDKFDWQLHPKSMTIKALSTHIAELPTWITMAITTDELDFATNPYTPQPINSTEELLAYFERSLEDGRTELKAENEALLDKTWTLRNGQQVYTEESKAAIIRMSLSQIIHHRAQLGVCLRLLNIPIPGSYGPSADEA
- the rluF gene encoding 23S rRNA pseudouridine(2604) synthase RluF, whose translation is MSDSTTRLNKYISESGLCSRRAADRYIEQGNVFINGKKAKVGDKVFFGDIVTVNGQSIEPKQVENSILIAYNKPVGITSTTEAGVKSNIVDHVNHSERVFPIGRLDKDSQGLIFLTNNGDLVNKILRAGNNHEKEYVVTVNKPVTESFIAGMAKGVPVLGVMTKKCKVQQESTFTFRIILIQGLNRQIRRMCEHFGFEVTKLERVRIMNISLKGIPVGEWRELTPEEQTEIFNLVAKSSTLEAASAPKRINKKPKAKADDDFLANITPGRSRTAAAKPPGKRSGKKAPASMTREDRPAGGKGKSFGKVPAAAKSKGSSAGNDWFKSGGPSKRPVRPGNGKSGTPGAKTRSPKR